A single region of the Malus sylvestris chromosome 8, drMalSylv7.2, whole genome shotgun sequence genome encodes:
- the LOC126632116 gene encoding ubinuclein-1 isoform X2, with the protein MEEEKGGGGGESSRPSSKFVKAGDRQMFTVDLRPGETTIVSWRKLMKDTNKVNGGPSTSAPEPPPVNAHPALESRIAPLFQVQQPSGDEAKDEGKDEAAPNRFSAVIEKIERLYMGKDSSDDEGPNDVPDDDQYDTEDSFIDDAELDEYFEVDNSAIKHDGFFVNRGTLERINVPAALPNQQPKKRRRKEAKGPGENDDIHVPNKHTKVGKTAPAKITPTLVKNSSTPTQTITGTTEHRADVKFQNQLHVSGPSSTRKSTESKTVMDPSFMKVSDGDALVLQADVKDIDKQKAGVLLSKDSSNKFKDAGGSCDGSYQRYHDKSAYAQTKHQSGRASSNVDELESSVRARHKNGIREIPDLNLSDGKYSLPTIKPSHVHKKDGSSIKSKSSMLEKAIRELEKMVAESRPPAADNQEGDNSSQAIKRRLPRELKMKLAKVARLAASHGKITKELLNRLMSILGHLIQLRTLKRNLKVMISMGISAKKEKDERFQHVKKEVIDMIKIKAPSLESKALEQQAGASDDFQETASGTKELSKRKFSMDAALEDKICDLYDLYVDGLDEDAGPQIRKLYAELAALWPNGFMDNHGIKRAICRSKERRRERYSRNKEQEKIRRKKMLTPRTEETIRVERSITQQLLMQERMATEQNSQSPTNKPISGTTAALGVPGPINGPSFDRLKQEKLKGSSSSSADDTRVGDGALTKKKTKRKPEQELDESRIRPEKLPSQSGEERHKSLKPAAGPPHKSNLQSTVVPSVEQSS; encoded by the exons ATGGAGGAAGAGAagggcggcggcggcggcgaaTCCTCCAGGccttcgtccaagtttgtgaaAGCCGGTGACCGGCAAATGTTCACGGTGGATCTCCGGCCCGGCGAGACCACCATAGTCTCGTGGAGGAAGCTCATGAAGGACACGAACAAGGTCAATGGTGGGCCCTCGACCTCGGCGCCGGAACCTCCTCCTGTCAACGCTCATCCTGCTCTCGAGTCTCGGATAGCTCCG TTGTTTCAGGTCCAACAACCATCTGGAGATGAAGCAAAAGATGAAGGGAAAGATGAAGCTGCGCCAAATCGTTTTAGCGCTGTTATTGAGAAGATTGAACGCCTATATATG GGTAAAGATAGTAGTGATGATGAAGGTCCAAATGATGTTCCTGATGACGATCAGTATGATACCGAAGACTCTTTTATTGATGATGCTGAGTTG GATGAATATTTTGAAGTTGATAATTCAGCCATAAAACATGATGGATTCTTTGTAAACAGGGGAACGCTGGAGCGCAT tAATGTACCTGCTGCATTACCTAACCAACAACCAAAAAAAAGGCGAAGAAAAGAGGCTAAAGGACCTGGGGAAAATGATGACATTCATGTgccaaataaacacacaaaagttggtaAGACAGCACCAGCAAAGATTACACCAACACTTGTGAAGAATTCATCTACTCCTACTCAAACCATTACTGGAACCACTGAACACCGTGCAGATGTGAAATTTCAGAATCAGTTGCATGTTTCTGGACCTTCATCAACAAGGAAGTCTACTGAATCCAAAACAGTAATGGACCCTTCTTTTATGAAAGTGTCAGACGGAGATGCTCTTGTACTGCAAGCGGATGTGAAGGATATAGATAAGCAGAAGGCAGGAGTCCTGTTGTCCAAGGACTCAAGTAACAAATTTAAAGATGCTGGTGGATCATGTGATGGTTCATATCAGAGATACCATGACAAAAGTGCTTATGCACAAACCAAACACCAATCTGGGAGAGCATCAAGTAATGTTGATGAGCTGGAATCATCGGTTCGGGCCAGACATAAAAATGGGATTCGTGAGATTCCGGACCTTAATCTCTCAGATGGAAAGTACTCTCTTCCAACAATT AAACCTTCACATGTGCACAAAAAGGATGGCTCTAGTATAAAGTCAAAAAGTTCAATGCTTGAAAAGGCTATTAGGGAGCTAGAGAAGATGGTAGCTGAAT CTAGGCCACCTGCTGCGGATAATCAAGAGGGAGATAATTCATCCCAAGCAATTAAAAGGAGATTACCTAGAGAACTAAAGATGAAACTTGCTAAAGTTGCTAGACTAGCG GCTAGCCATGGGAAAATAACAAAAGAGTTACTTAACCGGCTTATGAGTATTCTTGGTCACTTAATACAGCTCAGAACATTAAAG AGAAACTTAAAGGTCATGATTAGTATGGGTATTTCAGCAAAAAAGGAGAAAGATGAGAGGTTTCAACATGTAAAGAAGGAAGTTATAGATATGATTAAGATAAAGGCCCCATCCTTGGAATCCAAG GCATTGGAACAACAAGCTGGAGCATCAGATGATTTTCAAGAAACTGCTTCTGGAACAAAAGAGctttcaaaaagaaaatttagcatGGATGCTGCATTGGAGGACAAGATTTGTGACCTCTATGACCTTTATGTTGAC GGGCTGGATGAAGATGCAGGTCCGCAAATAAGAAAGCTGTATGCCGAG TTAGCGGCATTGTGGCCTAATGGTTTCATGGACAATCATGGGATCAAACGCGCAATTTGTAGGTCAAAAGAGAGACGGAGGGAGCGATACAGCCGAAATAAA gAGCAGGAGAAAAttaggaggaaaaagatgttgaCACCACGAACAGAAGAGACTATTCGAGTTGAGAGGTCAATTACCCAGCAACTATTAATGCAAGAGAGGATGGCAACTGAACAAAACAGTCAGAGCCCGACAAACAAGCCGATATCTGGTACAACAGCAGCCTTGGGGGTACCTGGTCCAATAAACGGTCCTAGCTTTGACAGACTTAAACAAGAGAAGCTCAAGGGAAGTTCAAGCAGTTCCGCAGACGACACACGGGTTGGAGACGGTGCATtgacgaagaagaagacgaagaggaagccAGAACAAGAATTGGATGAAAGTCGTATCCGCCCGGAGAAATTACCTTCTCAGTCGGGGGAGGAAAGGCACAAGTCCTTAAAGCCGGCGGCCGGGCCGCCCCATAAATCGAACCTCCAGTCCACAGTTGTTCCAAGTGTGGAGCAGTCTAGCTGA
- the LOC126632116 gene encoding ubinuclein-1 isoform X1, which translates to MEEEKGGGGGESSRPSSKFVKAGDRQMFTVDLRPGETTIVSWRKLMKDTNKVNGGPSTSAPEPPPVNAHPALESRIAPLFQVQQPSGDEAKDEGKDEAAPNRFSAVIEKIERLYMGKDSSDDEGPNDVPDDDQYDTEDSFIDDAELDEYFEVDNSAIKHDGFFVNRGTLERINVPAALPNQQPKKRRRKEAKGPGENDDIHVPNKHTKVGKTAPAKITPTLVKNSSTPTQTITGTTEHRADVKFQNQLHVSGPSSTRKSTESKTVMDPSFMKVSDGDALVLQADVKDIDKQKAGVLLSKDSSNKFKDAGGSCDGSYQRYHDKSAYAQTKHQSGRASSNVDELESSVRARHKNGIREIPDLNLSDGKYSLPTIKPSHVHKKDGSSIKSKSSMLEKAIRELEKMVAESRPPAADNQEGDNSSQAIKRRLPRELKMKLAKVARLAQASHGKITKELLNRLMSILGHLIQLRTLKRNLKVMISMGISAKKEKDERFQHVKKEVIDMIKIKAPSLESKALEQQAGASDDFQETASGTKELSKRKFSMDAALEDKICDLYDLYVDGLDEDAGPQIRKLYAELAALWPNGFMDNHGIKRAICRSKERRRERYSRNKEQEKIRRKKMLTPRTEETIRVERSITQQLLMQERMATEQNSQSPTNKPISGTTAALGVPGPINGPSFDRLKQEKLKGSSSSSADDTRVGDGALTKKKTKRKPEQELDESRIRPEKLPSQSGEERHKSLKPAAGPPHKSNLQSTVVPSVEQSS; encoded by the exons ATGGAGGAAGAGAagggcggcggcggcggcgaaTCCTCCAGGccttcgtccaagtttgtgaaAGCCGGTGACCGGCAAATGTTCACGGTGGATCTCCGGCCCGGCGAGACCACCATAGTCTCGTGGAGGAAGCTCATGAAGGACACGAACAAGGTCAATGGTGGGCCCTCGACCTCGGCGCCGGAACCTCCTCCTGTCAACGCTCATCCTGCTCTCGAGTCTCGGATAGCTCCG TTGTTTCAGGTCCAACAACCATCTGGAGATGAAGCAAAAGATGAAGGGAAAGATGAAGCTGCGCCAAATCGTTTTAGCGCTGTTATTGAGAAGATTGAACGCCTATATATG GGTAAAGATAGTAGTGATGATGAAGGTCCAAATGATGTTCCTGATGACGATCAGTATGATACCGAAGACTCTTTTATTGATGATGCTGAGTTG GATGAATATTTTGAAGTTGATAATTCAGCCATAAAACATGATGGATTCTTTGTAAACAGGGGAACGCTGGAGCGCAT tAATGTACCTGCTGCATTACCTAACCAACAACCAAAAAAAAGGCGAAGAAAAGAGGCTAAAGGACCTGGGGAAAATGATGACATTCATGTgccaaataaacacacaaaagttggtaAGACAGCACCAGCAAAGATTACACCAACACTTGTGAAGAATTCATCTACTCCTACTCAAACCATTACTGGAACCACTGAACACCGTGCAGATGTGAAATTTCAGAATCAGTTGCATGTTTCTGGACCTTCATCAACAAGGAAGTCTACTGAATCCAAAACAGTAATGGACCCTTCTTTTATGAAAGTGTCAGACGGAGATGCTCTTGTACTGCAAGCGGATGTGAAGGATATAGATAAGCAGAAGGCAGGAGTCCTGTTGTCCAAGGACTCAAGTAACAAATTTAAAGATGCTGGTGGATCATGTGATGGTTCATATCAGAGATACCATGACAAAAGTGCTTATGCACAAACCAAACACCAATCTGGGAGAGCATCAAGTAATGTTGATGAGCTGGAATCATCGGTTCGGGCCAGACATAAAAATGGGATTCGTGAGATTCCGGACCTTAATCTCTCAGATGGAAAGTACTCTCTTCCAACAATT AAACCTTCACATGTGCACAAAAAGGATGGCTCTAGTATAAAGTCAAAAAGTTCAATGCTTGAAAAGGCTATTAGGGAGCTAGAGAAGATGGTAGCTGAAT CTAGGCCACCTGCTGCGGATAATCAAGAGGGAGATAATTCATCCCAAGCAATTAAAAGGAGATTACCTAGAGAACTAAAGATGAAACTTGCTAAAGTTGCTAGACTAGCG CAGGCTAGCCATGGGAAAATAACAAAAGAGTTACTTAACCGGCTTATGAGTATTCTTGGTCACTTAATACAGCTCAGAACATTAAAG AGAAACTTAAAGGTCATGATTAGTATGGGTATTTCAGCAAAAAAGGAGAAAGATGAGAGGTTTCAACATGTAAAGAAGGAAGTTATAGATATGATTAAGATAAAGGCCCCATCCTTGGAATCCAAG GCATTGGAACAACAAGCTGGAGCATCAGATGATTTTCAAGAAACTGCTTCTGGAACAAAAGAGctttcaaaaagaaaatttagcatGGATGCTGCATTGGAGGACAAGATTTGTGACCTCTATGACCTTTATGTTGAC GGGCTGGATGAAGATGCAGGTCCGCAAATAAGAAAGCTGTATGCCGAG TTAGCGGCATTGTGGCCTAATGGTTTCATGGACAATCATGGGATCAAACGCGCAATTTGTAGGTCAAAAGAGAGACGGAGGGAGCGATACAGCCGAAATAAA gAGCAGGAGAAAAttaggaggaaaaagatgttgaCACCACGAACAGAAGAGACTATTCGAGTTGAGAGGTCAATTACCCAGCAACTATTAATGCAAGAGAGGATGGCAACTGAACAAAACAGTCAGAGCCCGACAAACAAGCCGATATCTGGTACAACAGCAGCCTTGGGGGTACCTGGTCCAATAAACGGTCCTAGCTTTGACAGACTTAAACAAGAGAAGCTCAAGGGAAGTTCAAGCAGTTCCGCAGACGACACACGGGTTGGAGACGGTGCATtgacgaagaagaagacgaagaggaagccAGAACAAGAATTGGATGAAAGTCGTATCCGCCCGGAGAAATTACCTTCTCAGTCGGGGGAGGAAAGGCACAAGTCCTTAAAGCCGGCGGCCGGGCCGCCCCATAAATCGAACCTCCAGTCCACAGTTGTTCCAAGTGTGGAGCAGTCTAGCTGA
- the LOC126632116 gene encoding ubinuclein-1 isoform X4 produces the protein MEEEKGGGGGESSRPSSKFVKAGDRQMFTVDLRPGETTIVSWRKLMKDTNKVNGGPSTSAPEPPPVNAHPALESRIAPLFQVQQPSGDEAKDEGKDEAAPNRFSAVIEKIERLYMGKDSSDDEGPNDVPDDDQYDTEDSFIDDAELDEYFEVDNSAIKHDGFFVNRGTLERINVPAALPNQQPKKRRRKEAKGPGENDDIHVPNKHTKVDVKFQNQLHVSGPSSTRKSTESKTVMDPSFMKVSDGDALVLQADVKDIDKQKAGVLLSKDSSNKFKDAGGSCDGSYQRYHDKSAYAQTKHQSGRASSNVDELESSVRARHKNGIREIPDLNLSDGKYSLPTIKPSHVHKKDGSSIKSKSSMLEKAIRELEKMVAESRPPAADNQEGDNSSQAIKRRLPRELKMKLAKVARLAQASHGKITKELLNRLMSILGHLIQLRTLKRNLKVMISMGISAKKEKDERFQHVKKEVIDMIKIKAPSLESKALEQQAGASDDFQETASGTKELSKRKFSMDAALEDKICDLYDLYVDGLDEDAGPQIRKLYAELAALWPNGFMDNHGIKRAICRSKERRRERYSRNKEQEKIRRKKMLTPRTEETIRVERSITQQLLMQERMATEQNSQSPTNKPISGTTAALGVPGPINGPSFDRLKQEKLKGSSSSSADDTRVGDGALTKKKTKRKPEQELDESRIRPEKLPSQSGEERHKSLKPAAGPPHKSNLQSTVVPSVEQSS, from the exons ATGGAGGAAGAGAagggcggcggcggcggcgaaTCCTCCAGGccttcgtccaagtttgtgaaAGCCGGTGACCGGCAAATGTTCACGGTGGATCTCCGGCCCGGCGAGACCACCATAGTCTCGTGGAGGAAGCTCATGAAGGACACGAACAAGGTCAATGGTGGGCCCTCGACCTCGGCGCCGGAACCTCCTCCTGTCAACGCTCATCCTGCTCTCGAGTCTCGGATAGCTCCG TTGTTTCAGGTCCAACAACCATCTGGAGATGAAGCAAAAGATGAAGGGAAAGATGAAGCTGCGCCAAATCGTTTTAGCGCTGTTATTGAGAAGATTGAACGCCTATATATG GGTAAAGATAGTAGTGATGATGAAGGTCCAAATGATGTTCCTGATGACGATCAGTATGATACCGAAGACTCTTTTATTGATGATGCTGAGTTG GATGAATATTTTGAAGTTGATAATTCAGCCATAAAACATGATGGATTCTTTGTAAACAGGGGAACGCTGGAGCGCAT tAATGTACCTGCTGCATTACCTAACCAACAACCAAAAAAAAGGCGAAGAAAAGAGGCTAAAGGACCTGGGGAAAATGATGACATTCATGTgccaaataaacacacaaaagttg ATGTGAAATTTCAGAATCAGTTGCATGTTTCTGGACCTTCATCAACAAGGAAGTCTACTGAATCCAAAACAGTAATGGACCCTTCTTTTATGAAAGTGTCAGACGGAGATGCTCTTGTACTGCAAGCGGATGTGAAGGATATAGATAAGCAGAAGGCAGGAGTCCTGTTGTCCAAGGACTCAAGTAACAAATTTAAAGATGCTGGTGGATCATGTGATGGTTCATATCAGAGATACCATGACAAAAGTGCTTATGCACAAACCAAACACCAATCTGGGAGAGCATCAAGTAATGTTGATGAGCTGGAATCATCGGTTCGGGCCAGACATAAAAATGGGATTCGTGAGATTCCGGACCTTAATCTCTCAGATGGAAAGTACTCTCTTCCAACAATT AAACCTTCACATGTGCACAAAAAGGATGGCTCTAGTATAAAGTCAAAAAGTTCAATGCTTGAAAAGGCTATTAGGGAGCTAGAGAAGATGGTAGCTGAAT CTAGGCCACCTGCTGCGGATAATCAAGAGGGAGATAATTCATCCCAAGCAATTAAAAGGAGATTACCTAGAGAACTAAAGATGAAACTTGCTAAAGTTGCTAGACTAGCG CAGGCTAGCCATGGGAAAATAACAAAAGAGTTACTTAACCGGCTTATGAGTATTCTTGGTCACTTAATACAGCTCAGAACATTAAAG AGAAACTTAAAGGTCATGATTAGTATGGGTATTTCAGCAAAAAAGGAGAAAGATGAGAGGTTTCAACATGTAAAGAAGGAAGTTATAGATATGATTAAGATAAAGGCCCCATCCTTGGAATCCAAG GCATTGGAACAACAAGCTGGAGCATCAGATGATTTTCAAGAAACTGCTTCTGGAACAAAAGAGctttcaaaaagaaaatttagcatGGATGCTGCATTGGAGGACAAGATTTGTGACCTCTATGACCTTTATGTTGAC GGGCTGGATGAAGATGCAGGTCCGCAAATAAGAAAGCTGTATGCCGAG TTAGCGGCATTGTGGCCTAATGGTTTCATGGACAATCATGGGATCAAACGCGCAATTTGTAGGTCAAAAGAGAGACGGAGGGAGCGATACAGCCGAAATAAA gAGCAGGAGAAAAttaggaggaaaaagatgttgaCACCACGAACAGAAGAGACTATTCGAGTTGAGAGGTCAATTACCCAGCAACTATTAATGCAAGAGAGGATGGCAACTGAACAAAACAGTCAGAGCCCGACAAACAAGCCGATATCTGGTACAACAGCAGCCTTGGGGGTACCTGGTCCAATAAACGGTCCTAGCTTTGACAGACTTAAACAAGAGAAGCTCAAGGGAAGTTCAAGCAGTTCCGCAGACGACACACGGGTTGGAGACGGTGCATtgacgaagaagaagacgaagaggaagccAGAACAAGAATTGGATGAAAGTCGTATCCGCCCGGAGAAATTACCTTCTCAGTCGGGGGAGGAAAGGCACAAGTCCTTAAAGCCGGCGGCCGGGCCGCCCCATAAATCGAACCTCCAGTCCACAGTTGTTCCAAGTGTGGAGCAGTCTAGCTGA
- the LOC126632116 gene encoding ubinuclein-1 isoform X3, whose amino-acid sequence MEEEKGGGGGESSRPSSKFVKAGDRQMFTVDLRPGETTIVSWRKLMKDTNKVNGGPSTSAPEPPPVNAHPALESRIAPVQQPSGDEAKDEGKDEAAPNRFSAVIEKIERLYMGKDSSDDEGPNDVPDDDQYDTEDSFIDDAELDEYFEVDNSAIKHDGFFVNRGTLERINVPAALPNQQPKKRRRKEAKGPGENDDIHVPNKHTKVGKTAPAKITPTLVKNSSTPTQTITGTTEHRADVKFQNQLHVSGPSSTRKSTESKTVMDPSFMKVSDGDALVLQADVKDIDKQKAGVLLSKDSSNKFKDAGGSCDGSYQRYHDKSAYAQTKHQSGRASSNVDELESSVRARHKNGIREIPDLNLSDGKYSLPTIKPSHVHKKDGSSIKSKSSMLEKAIRELEKMVAESRPPAADNQEGDNSSQAIKRRLPRELKMKLAKVARLAQASHGKITKELLNRLMSILGHLIQLRTLKRNLKVMISMGISAKKEKDERFQHVKKEVIDMIKIKAPSLESKALEQQAGASDDFQETASGTKELSKRKFSMDAALEDKICDLYDLYVDGLDEDAGPQIRKLYAELAALWPNGFMDNHGIKRAICRSKERRRERYSRNKEQEKIRRKKMLTPRTEETIRVERSITQQLLMQERMATEQNSQSPTNKPISGTTAALGVPGPINGPSFDRLKQEKLKGSSSSSADDTRVGDGALTKKKTKRKPEQELDESRIRPEKLPSQSGEERHKSLKPAAGPPHKSNLQSTVVPSVEQSS is encoded by the exons ATGGAGGAAGAGAagggcggcggcggcggcgaaTCCTCCAGGccttcgtccaagtttgtgaaAGCCGGTGACCGGCAAATGTTCACGGTGGATCTCCGGCCCGGCGAGACCACCATAGTCTCGTGGAGGAAGCTCATGAAGGACACGAACAAGGTCAATGGTGGGCCCTCGACCTCGGCGCCGGAACCTCCTCCTGTCAACGCTCATCCTGCTCTCGAGTCTCGGATAGCTCCG GTCCAACAACCATCTGGAGATGAAGCAAAAGATGAAGGGAAAGATGAAGCTGCGCCAAATCGTTTTAGCGCTGTTATTGAGAAGATTGAACGCCTATATATG GGTAAAGATAGTAGTGATGATGAAGGTCCAAATGATGTTCCTGATGACGATCAGTATGATACCGAAGACTCTTTTATTGATGATGCTGAGTTG GATGAATATTTTGAAGTTGATAATTCAGCCATAAAACATGATGGATTCTTTGTAAACAGGGGAACGCTGGAGCGCAT tAATGTACCTGCTGCATTACCTAACCAACAACCAAAAAAAAGGCGAAGAAAAGAGGCTAAAGGACCTGGGGAAAATGATGACATTCATGTgccaaataaacacacaaaagttggtaAGACAGCACCAGCAAAGATTACACCAACACTTGTGAAGAATTCATCTACTCCTACTCAAACCATTACTGGAACCACTGAACACCGTGCAGATGTGAAATTTCAGAATCAGTTGCATGTTTCTGGACCTTCATCAACAAGGAAGTCTACTGAATCCAAAACAGTAATGGACCCTTCTTTTATGAAAGTGTCAGACGGAGATGCTCTTGTACTGCAAGCGGATGTGAAGGATATAGATAAGCAGAAGGCAGGAGTCCTGTTGTCCAAGGACTCAAGTAACAAATTTAAAGATGCTGGTGGATCATGTGATGGTTCATATCAGAGATACCATGACAAAAGTGCTTATGCACAAACCAAACACCAATCTGGGAGAGCATCAAGTAATGTTGATGAGCTGGAATCATCGGTTCGGGCCAGACATAAAAATGGGATTCGTGAGATTCCGGACCTTAATCTCTCAGATGGAAAGTACTCTCTTCCAACAATT AAACCTTCACATGTGCACAAAAAGGATGGCTCTAGTATAAAGTCAAAAAGTTCAATGCTTGAAAAGGCTATTAGGGAGCTAGAGAAGATGGTAGCTGAAT CTAGGCCACCTGCTGCGGATAATCAAGAGGGAGATAATTCATCCCAAGCAATTAAAAGGAGATTACCTAGAGAACTAAAGATGAAACTTGCTAAAGTTGCTAGACTAGCG CAGGCTAGCCATGGGAAAATAACAAAAGAGTTACTTAACCGGCTTATGAGTATTCTTGGTCACTTAATACAGCTCAGAACATTAAAG AGAAACTTAAAGGTCATGATTAGTATGGGTATTTCAGCAAAAAAGGAGAAAGATGAGAGGTTTCAACATGTAAAGAAGGAAGTTATAGATATGATTAAGATAAAGGCCCCATCCTTGGAATCCAAG GCATTGGAACAACAAGCTGGAGCATCAGATGATTTTCAAGAAACTGCTTCTGGAACAAAAGAGctttcaaaaagaaaatttagcatGGATGCTGCATTGGAGGACAAGATTTGTGACCTCTATGACCTTTATGTTGAC GGGCTGGATGAAGATGCAGGTCCGCAAATAAGAAAGCTGTATGCCGAG TTAGCGGCATTGTGGCCTAATGGTTTCATGGACAATCATGGGATCAAACGCGCAATTTGTAGGTCAAAAGAGAGACGGAGGGAGCGATACAGCCGAAATAAA gAGCAGGAGAAAAttaggaggaaaaagatgttgaCACCACGAACAGAAGAGACTATTCGAGTTGAGAGGTCAATTACCCAGCAACTATTAATGCAAGAGAGGATGGCAACTGAACAAAACAGTCAGAGCCCGACAAACAAGCCGATATCTGGTACAACAGCAGCCTTGGGGGTACCTGGTCCAATAAACGGTCCTAGCTTTGACAGACTTAAACAAGAGAAGCTCAAGGGAAGTTCAAGCAGTTCCGCAGACGACACACGGGTTGGAGACGGTGCATtgacgaagaagaagacgaagaggaagccAGAACAAGAATTGGATGAAAGTCGTATCCGCCCGGAGAAATTACCTTCTCAGTCGGGGGAGGAAAGGCACAAGTCCTTAAAGCCGGCGGCCGGGCCGCCCCATAAATCGAACCTCCAGTCCACAGTTGTTCCAAGTGTGGAGCAGTCTAGCTGA
- the LOC126632117 gene encoding uncharacterized protein LOC126632117 — translation MVESIVLDHAFWTQTEHVCQVFEPLYKVLRIVDTEVYPTMGAVYELMRVVKDELERKHGARWVIKIIEDRWYKTLYHDLNAAAYYLNPRYQYRPGVGDDGDLIRAVHNVYSKLDPASPAVGQFGNELTWFKDARRTFGEPTSVAARTNMSPTEWWIMYGTDAPTVRKLAIKVLSQTASSSACERNWSTFALIHTKQRNKLAHSSLEKLVYCYYNMKLQIRDKEAEIDHVDRGDPLDVFDIVGEDDDTEGNQLFQ, via the exons atggtggaaagtatagtgcttgatcatgctttttggactcaaacagaacatgtgtgtcaagtgtttgaacctctttacaaagttttacggatcgttgacacagaagtgtatcctactatgggggcagtatatgagttgatgcgtgtagtgaaggatgaattggaaagaaaacatggtgcaaggtgggtcataaaaataattgaagaccgatggtataaaacattataccacgatttgaatgcagcag catattatttgaatccccgataccaatacagacccggtgttggagatgatggtgaccttatacgtgctgtacataatgtatactctaaattagaccctgcatcaccagcagttggccaatttggaaatgag ctaacatggtttaaagatgcaagaagaacatttggagaaccaacatcagttgctgctcgaacaaatatgtctccta ctgaatggtggatcatgtatgggaccgatgcaccaactgtgagaaagttagcaataaaagtattatcacaaacagcttcctcatctgcttgtgaaagaaattggagcacatttgcactcatacacacaaagcaaagaaataagttggctcatagtagcttggaaaaattagtttattgctactacaacatgaagcttcaaattcgagataaggaagcagaaatcgatcatgtcgaccgtggtgacccactagatgtgtttgatattgttggtgaagatgatgatacagagggtaaccaactttttcaatga